One genomic window of Magnolia sinica isolate HGM2019 chromosome 3, MsV1, whole genome shotgun sequence includes the following:
- the LOC131239061 gene encoding MDIS1-interacting receptor like kinase 2-like: MAIDKSLSLVLLLLWAMVLSSNNSAASLESQAEAEALLKWKASLLERQALSSWSLLPNANASTTQDNSPCNWTGISCNRAGRVTGISLYRSGLKGKLDNLSFSSFPNLAHIVLDHNALFGSIPAQIGTLSELLTLQLSSNQLSGSIPKEIGELKKLTMIDLSQNNITGSIPSSLGNLTKLFNLYISNNLISGSIPQQLGNLKFLVQLDAAANLLNGSLPATIGNMTRINFVFLCGNEISGPIPSEIGNLKILTTFQVCGNLLAGSIPSNLGNVTKLKSLLLYANHFHGSIPQQIGNLYHLTDLRLFENNLTGPIPPSLGNLSSLTVLALFDNLLSDSIPTEISNLTRLKILSLDDNYFSGHLPQVCQNRSLTHFTAHNNHFTGPIPESLRNCTTLIRVRLEHNQLTGNISQVFGVYPSLEYIDLSYNKLHGELSPKWGQCQNLTLLKISENNLTGRIPPQIGKLSQLQELNLSSNNLQGKIPTSLGSLSMLYKLSLQNNRLSGSVPGEIGKLYNLAILDLSKNKLGGPIPQLLGECSKLQYLSMSENYLNGSIPFQIGNLIRLQITLDLSCNLLSGEITQQLGKLQMLEKLNLSHNSLSGSIPSSFKEMISLSSIDFSYNDLVGPLPDSKAFRLAPSWAFIENKGLCGEAKGVQPCNSSSIKPQNGKKDHKVLIIIPIMSALFLLVVFATIFYMFLQRSRRTRNAEKQDLEVKNGNLFAICNFDGKIAYEEIIRATEDFNNKYCIGAGGYGRVYKADLQMGQVVAVKKLDWSLGDEQDDQRSFEKEIQALTEIRHRNIIKFYGFCSHARCPFLVYEYMERGSLASILSGNKEGAVELDWVKRTKVIRGVADALSYMHHDRTPPIIHRDLSSKNILLDLEFEACVSDFGTARLIKPDSSNWSTLAGTYGYIAPEFAYTMRVTEKCDVYSFGVVALEVIMGRHPGDLLSSLATSGGQDILLMNVLDQRLPPPTLENMKGL; encoded by the exons ATGGCCATAGACAAATCCCTGTCCCTTGTTTTGCTGCTTCTATGGGCAATGGTACTTTCCTCTAACAATTCTGCAGCTTCCCTGGAATCCCAAGCTGAAGCGGAAGCTCTACTCAAATGGAAAGCTAGTCTATTAGAAAGACAGGCGCTCAGTTCATGGTCGTTACTCCCCAACGCCAATGCTTCTACCACCCAAGATAACTCTCCATGCAACTGGACCGGAATCTCATGCAACCGTGCTGGAAGAGTAACAGGAATAAGCCTATATCGTTCAGGTTTGAAAGGTAAGCttgataacttgagcttctccTCCTTCCCAAACCTGGCCCATATCGTTCTCGACCACAATGCACTCTTTGGAAGCATCCCAGCTCAAATTGGCACTCTTTCTGAACTACTCACCCTTCAGCTTTCTTCGAATCAgctttctggttcaattcctaaAGAGATAGGGGAGTTGAAGAAGCTAACAATGATAGACTTGTCACAAAACAATATAACAGGTTCTATCCCATCCTCTTTAGGAAACTTGACCAAACTCTTTAACTTATACATATCTAAtaatctgatatctggttcaatCCCTCAGCAACTAGGAAATCTCAAATTTCTGGTTCAGCTAGACGCAGCTGCTAACCTGCTGAATGGTTCCCTTCCTGCCACTATAGGAAACATGACCAGAATTAACTTCGTGTTCCTCTGCGGGAATGAAATTTCTGGCCCCATACCAAGTGAAATAGGCAACCTTAAAATACTGACAACGTTTCAAGTGTGTGGAAACCTTCTAGCAGGTTCCATTCCTTCTAATCTAGGAAATGTGACCAAACTCAAGAGCTTGCTACTCTATGCAAATCACTTCCATGGCTCAATTCCTCAACAGATAGGAAATCTCTACCACCTAACTGATCTAAGGTTGTTTGAGAACAACCTCACTGGTCCAATCCCTCCATCTCTTGGAAATCTGTCAAGCCTAACTGTACTTGCTCTCTTCGATAATCTGTTATCTGATTCAATACCCACAGAAATCTCAAATCTAACACGTTTGAAGATCCTATCTTTGGATGACAACTACTTCTCTGGTCACCTACCTCAAGTATGCCAAAACAGATCATTAACGCACTTCACTGCCCATAACAACCATTTCACCGGTCCCATCCCTGAAAGCCTGAGAAACTGCACCACCTTAATAAGAGTCCGGCTGGAGCATAATCAGCTCACAGGAAATATATCCCAAGTTTTCGGAGTATATCCTAGTTTAGAGTACATCGATCTGAGTTATAATAAATTGCATGGTGAGCTGTCACCAAAATGGGGACAATGTCAAAACCTGACGCTTCTAAAAATCTCTGAGAACAATCTCACTGGTAGAATTCCGCcgcagattgggaagctaagtcAGCTACAGGAACTCAACCTGTCTTCAAACAACCTACAAGGAAAGATTCCTACTAGCCTGGGGAGTTTGTCCATGCTTTACAAGTTGAGTTTACAAAATAACCGACTATCTGGTTCGGTACCTGGTGAAATTGGAAAACTATACAATTTGGCAATTCTTGACCTATCAAAGAACAAGCTGGGTGGGCCGATACCACAGCTACTGGGGGAATGCTCCAAATTGCAGTATTTGAGCATGAGTGAGAATTATTTGAATGGAAGCATTCCATTTCAGATTGGTAATCTAATACGCCTACAGATTACCTTGGATCTCAGCTGTAACTTACTTTCGGGAGAGATAACCCAACAACTTGGGAAACTACAAATGTTGGAAAAGCTAAATCTCTCCCACAATTCACTCTCAGGCTCCATTCCGTCGTCGTTCAAAGAGATGATCAGTTTATCTTCCATCGACTTTTCATACAATGATTTGGTGGGCCCTCTCCCTGACAGCAAAGCCTTCCGTCTGGCTCCGTCATGGGCATTCATCGAGAACAAAGGTTTATGCGGTGAAGCAAAAGGCGTGCAACCTTGTAATTCCTCTTCAATAAAGCCTCAGAATGGGAAGAAAGACCACAAGGTTTTGATCATTATTCCTATAATGTCAGCCTTATTTCTTCTAGTTGTATTTGCCACCATTTTTTACATGTTCCTACAAAGATCCCGCAGAACAAGAAATGCAGAGAAACAAGACTTAGAAGTGAAAAATGGAAATCTATTTGCAATATGTAATTTCGATGGAAAGATTGCATATGAAGAAATCATCAGGGCAACGGAGGATTTCAATAACAAATATTGCATTGGGGCTGGAGGATATGGAAGGGTTTATAAAGCAGATCTACAGATGGGTCAGGTTGTAGCTGTGAAAAAACTTGACTGGTCACTAGGTGACGAACAAGATGATCAAAGAAGCTTTGAAAAAGAAATACAAGCATTAACAGAAATTCGACATCGCAACATCATAAAGTTCTATGGATTTTGTTCGCATGCTCGGTGTCCATTTTTGGTGTACGAGTACATGGAAAGGGGAAGCTTAGCTAGCATCCTCAGCGGCAATAAAGAAGGAGCTGTAGAATTGGATTGGGTGAAGAGGACGAAAGTTATCAGAGGAGTAGCCGATGCTTTATCATACATGCACCATGATCGCACTCCTCCTATAATTCATCGGGACTTATCAAGTAAAAACATTTTGTTGGATTTAGAATTTGAGGCCTGTGTCTCTGACTTTGGCACCGCAAGACTCATAAAGCCAGATTCATCTAATTGGTCCACACTCGCAGGCACTTATGGATACATAGCTCCAG AGTTTGCTTACACAATGAGAGTTACCGAGAAATGCGACGTATATAGCTTTGGTGTTGTAGCACTTGAAGTGATAATGGGAAGGCATCCTGGAGATCTCCTCTCATCGTTGGCAACGTCTGGTGGCCAAGATATACTGCTGATGAATGTATTGGACCAACGCCTTCCTCCTCCCACGCTTGAAAACATGAAGGGTTTG
- the LOC131239062 gene encoding probable leucine-rich repeat receptor-like protein kinase At1g35710 yields the protein MARDKSLSLVLLLLWAMVLSSNNSAASLESQAEADALLKWKASLLEREALSSWSLLPNANASTTQDSSPCNRTGISCNSAGRVTGISLHDAGLQGKLDNLSFSSFPNLAHIVLDQNALLGTIPAQIGTLSELITLDLSSNQLSGSIPKEIGELKKVTMVNLSNNHIAGSIPSSLGNLTNLVNLYMFDNQISGSIPQQVENLKFLEQLDVSGNLLNGSLPATLGNLTNLVFVFLCSNEISGPIPSEIANLKKLIWFQVCTNLLTGSIPSNLENMTTLESYLTGPIPPSLGNLSRPTNLYLFQNQFTGPIPPSFGNLRSLTDLSLALNQLTGPIPPPLGNLTSLTVLQLFDNPLSSSVPTEISNLTRLERLHLGNNNFSGHLPQVCQSRSLTHFTACNNYFTGPMPESLRNCTTLIRVRLEHNQLTGNISQVFGVYPSLEYIDLSYNKLHGELSPRWGQCQNLTLLKISENKLTGRIPPEIG from the exons ATGGCCAGGGACAAATCCCTGTCCCTTGTTTTGCTTCTTCTATGGGCAATGGTACTTTCCTCTAACAATTCTGCAGCTTCCCTGGAATCCCAAGCTGAAGCGGACGCTCTACTCAAGTGGAAAGCCAGTCTATTAGAAAGAGAGGCACTCAGTTCATGGTCGTTACTCCCCAACGCCAATGCTTCTACCACCCAAGATAGCTCTCCATGCAACCGGACCGGAATCTCATGCAACAGTGCTGGAAGAGTAACAGGAATAAGCCTACATGATGCAGGTTTGCAAGGTAAGCTTGATAATTTGAGCTTCTCCTCCTTCCCAAACCTGGCCCACATTGTTCTCGACCAGAATGCACTCCTTGGAACCATCCCAGCTCAAATTGGCACTCTTTCTGAACTAATCACCCTTGACCTTTCTTCAAATCAgctttctggttcaattcctaaAGAGATAGGGGAGTTGAAGAAGGTGACAATGgtaaacttgtcaaataaccatATAGCAGGTTCTATCCCATCCTCTTTAGGAAACTTGACCAACCTCGTTAACTTATATATGTTTGATAATCAGATATCTGGTTCAATTCCTCAACAAGTAGAAAATCTCAAATTTCTGGAACAGCTAGATGTGTCTGGCAACCTGTTAAATGGTTCCCTTCCTGCTACTCTAGGAAACTTGACCAACCTTGTCTTCGTATTCCTCTGCAGCAATGAAATTTCTGGCCCCATCCcaagtgaaatagctaaccttaAAAAGCTGATTTGGTTTCAAGTTTGTACTAACCTTCTAACAGGTTCCATTCCTTCTAATCTAGAAAATATGACCACACTCGAGAGCTA CCTCACTGGTCCAATCCCTCCATCTCTTGGAAATTTGAGTCGCCCAACCAATCTCTACCTATTTCAAAATCAGTTCACTGGTCCAATCCCTccatcttttggaaatttgagaaGCCTAACCGATCTCTCCCTAGCTCTAAATCAGCTCACCGGTCCAATCCCTCCACCTCTCGGAAATCTGACAAGCCTAACTGTACTTCAACTCTTCGATAATCCCTTATCTAGTTCAGTACCCACAGAAATCTCAAATCTAACACGTTTGGAGAGGCTACATTTGGGTAACAACAACTTCTCTGGTCACCTACCTCAAGTATGCCAAAGCAGATCATTAACCCACTTCACTGCCTGTAACAACTATTTCACTGGTCCCATGCCTGAAAGCCTGAGAAACTGCACTACCTTAATAAGAGTCCGGCTCGAGCATAATCAGCTCACAGGAAATATATCCCAAGTTTTCGGAGTATATCCAAGTTTAGAGTACATTGATCTGAGTTATAATAAATTGCATGGTGAGCTGTCACCAAGATGGGGACAATGTCAAAACCTGACGCTGCTAAAAATATCTGAGAACAAACTCACTGGTAGAATTCCACCAGAAATTGGGTAA
- the LOC131239063 gene encoding MDIS1-interacting receptor like kinase 2-like, with protein MISLSSIDFSYNDLEGPLPECKAFRLAPSGAFIHNKGLCGEAKGMQPCNSSSIKPRDGKKDHKVVIIIPIMAALFLLLVFATIFYIFLQRSRRTRNAEKWDLEVKNGNLFAICNFDGKIAYEDIIRATEDFNYKYCIGAGGYGKVYKADLQMGQVVAVEKLDSSLGSVQADQRSFEKEIQALTEIRHRNIMKLYGFCSHARCSFLVYEYMERGSLAGILSGNKEGAVELDWVKRMEVIRVADALSYMHHDRTPPIVHRELSSKNILLDLECEACVSDFGTARLIKPDSSNWSTLAGTYGYIAPEFAYTMRVTEKCDVYSFGVVAFEVIMGRHPGDLLSSLATSGGQDILLMDVLDQRLPPPTLENMKGLVSTATLALACLHASPQSRPSMRHVSHELSTGKAPLLGAFHMITLGQLLDAQT; from the exons ATGATCAGTTTATCTTCCATCGACTTTTCATACAATGATTTGGAGGGCCCTCTCCCTGAATGCAAAGCCTTCCGTCTGGCTCCGTCAGGGGCATTCATCCACAACAAAGGTTTATGCGGTGAAGCAAAAGGCATGCAACCTTGTAATTCCTCTTCGATAAAGCCTCGCGATGGGAAGAAAGACCACAAGGTTGTGATCATTATTCCTATAATGGCAGCCTTATTTCTTCTACTTGTATTTGCCACCATTTTTTACATTTTCCTACAAAGATCCCGCAGAACAAGAAATGCAGAGAAATGGGACCTGGAGGTGAAAAATGGAAATCTATTTGCAATATGTAATTTCGATGGAAAGATTGCATATGAAGACATCATCAGGGCAACGGAGGATTTCAATTACAAATATTGCATTGGGGCTGGAGGATATGGAAAGGTTTATAAAGCAGATCTACAGATGGGTCAGGTGGTTGCTGTGGAAAAACTTGACTCATCACTAGGTAGCGTACAAGCTGATCAAAGAAGCTTTGAAAAAGAGATACAAGCATTAACAGAAATTCGACATCGCAACATCATGAAGCTCTATGGGTTTTGTTCCCATGCTCGGTGTTCATTTTTGGTGTACGAGTACATGGAAAGGGGAAGCTTAGCTGGCATCCTCAGCGGCAATAAAGAAGGAGCTGTAGAATTGGATTGGGTGAAGAGGATGGAAGTTATCAGAGTAGCCGATGCTttatcatacatgcatcatgatcGCACTCCTCCTATAGTTCATCGGGAGTTATCAAGTAAAAACATTTTGTTGGATTTAGAATGTGAGGCCTGTGTCTCTGACTTTGGCACCGCAAGACTCATAAAGCCAGATTCATCCAATTGGTCCACACTCGCAGGCACTTATGGATACATAGCTCCAG AGTTTGCTTACACAATGAGAGTTACTGAGAAATGCGACGTATATAGCTTTGGTGTTGTAGCATTTGAAGTGATAATGGGAAGGCATCCTGGAGATCTTCTCTCATCGTTGGCAACGTCTGGTGGCCAAGATATACTGCTGATGGATGTATTGGACCAACGCCTCCCTCCTCCCACGCTTGAAAACATGAAGGGTTTGGTTTCTACAGCCACGTTGGCACTTGCATGCTTACATGCCAGCCCTCAATCTCGGCCATCCATGCGCCACGTGTCTCACGAGCTATCCACTGGCAAGGCACCACTCCTTGGTGCTTTCCACATGATTACGTTGGGTCAACTGTTAGATGCACAGACATAA